A genomic region of Runella rosea contains the following coding sequences:
- a CDS encoding DinB family protein, which produces MDVIATRQDLLQQLQQIKQTVTQEFEPLSETKIQWKPAPDQWGILECLVHLNMVSQYYVNQLNYKVEHTPRNAQPPLMFEMSFNGRMMLGFVDPKSTRKIPAPGMFKPKPYHLDTQKVLTRYKVIVEDLEKVLQKADTIDWNTKVVSPFTSLLKFRLGDVLLFTIAHHQRHLNQALRVMQREGFPKS; this is translated from the coding sequence ATGGATGTTATTGCCACTCGTCAGGATTTATTACAACAGCTTCAACAGATTAAACAAACGGTTACTCAAGAATTTGAACCTCTCTCCGAGACAAAAATTCAATGGAAACCAGCACCCGATCAATGGGGAATATTGGAATGCCTTGTTCATTTAAACATGGTGAGTCAGTACTACGTCAATCAACTCAATTATAAAGTGGAGCACACGCCCCGGAATGCTCAACCGCCTTTGATGTTTGAAATGAGTTTCAACGGTCGAATGATGCTGGGGTTTGTTGATCCCAAATCGACCCGTAAGATTCCTGCTCCGGGAATGTTTAAACCCAAGCCTTATCACCTCGATACCCAAAAAGTATTAACCCGTTATAAAGTAATTGTCGAAGATTTGGAGAAAGTTTTACAAAAGGCGGATACCATCGACTGGAATACAAAAGTGGTTTCACCTTTTACTTCATTGCTTAAATTTCGGTTGGGAGATGTACTGCTTTTCACGATTGCTCATCACCAGCGTCATCTCAATCAGGCGCTACGAGTTATGCAGCGGGAGGGCTTTCCTAAATCGTAG
- a CDS encoding TonB family protein has translation MESFIYLFKASAGMVALYGLYWLLLRKHTYFTFNRFYLLAALLIALAAPFVVLTEKAPESLPITQISLEPTTVVYQPVEDPFMTAEQVLWLVYGLGVLAMLGRLGFRLWQVLKIIRAGERQRAGKYILVRAADGSISSFSFLNYLVVSQKDAEAYGDVVLRHELVHIQERHSLDLLWLELVHVFWWFNPILIFFKRSLKEIHEFIADERATNGDRMQYAHTLVGYAFGVSPNVLTNNFFDATQLKNRISMLTKNRSSRWVLGRYLLAVPLIIGLVVLVAARRAESEVPDNEQVMAEELTVKGRITTQDGKGLPGVVVIVANTQRGTTTDLEGNYLINVMRGKQLVFSFVGYKTQVLDVTKSEQNVIMQLEPKELNEVVVVAYGAEPSKGEVVSAEEKSKLTKNGEVFTVVEQNPEFPGGMSELGRYLGRAIKYPASAQRANVQGKVFVQFVVGKDGDIRDPRIVKGIGFGCDEEALRVTLNMPKWNPGKQNGKAVAVQYNLPIAFVLEKKAATLSNGDKNPEFPGGTPALSQYFSTNLKYPTAAARANVEGIVLVSFTVTKEGAIKDIVIDKGIGFGADAEAIRLISKMPRWNPALKDGQPVDAKCSVPVSFVLEKKEPSVKINTTNPATGGGSLYRYNPSIKVNGNKPLILVDGIRVEGDLDGRWSPEDIESIEVLKDESATKIYGSMAMHGVVRITTKKATAVRKEVVEKNMPENALWLLDGKEMEKDQIQKLSPDSIQNMNVLKGEEAIKKYGDKGKRGVIEITTKKN, from the coding sequence ATGGAATCGTTCATTTATCTTTTCAAAGCAAGTGCAGGGATGGTAGCCTTGTATGGCCTGTATTGGCTTTTGCTGCGCAAACACACCTATTTCACCTTCAATCGTTTTTACCTATTAGCAGCCCTTTTGATTGCTTTGGCGGCTCCCTTTGTGGTATTGACCGAGAAAGCGCCCGAGTCGTTGCCGATAACCCAAATCAGCCTTGAACCTACTACGGTGGTGTACCAACCCGTAGAAGATCCCTTTATGACTGCCGAGCAGGTGCTGTGGCTCGTATATGGGTTAGGGGTGTTGGCGATGCTCGGGCGTTTGGGCTTCCGCTTGTGGCAAGTGCTCAAGATTATCCGCGCAGGGGAGCGTCAACGCGCTGGAAAATACATTCTGGTGCGGGCCGCTGATGGGTCTATTTCGTCGTTTTCGTTTTTGAATTACTTGGTCGTGAGCCAAAAAGACGCTGAAGCCTACGGCGATGTGGTACTGCGCCACGAATTGGTGCATATTCAGGAGCGGCATAGTTTGGATTTGTTGTGGTTGGAATTGGTTCACGTGTTTTGGTGGTTCAATCCCATTCTGATTTTTTTCAAACGCTCGCTCAAAGAAATCCACGAGTTTATTGCCGATGAGCGGGCTACCAACGGTGACCGAATGCAGTATGCGCACACCTTGGTAGGATATGCGTTTGGGGTTTCACCTAATGTTTTAACCAATAATTTTTTTGACGCCACTCAACTTAAAAACAGAATCTCCATGTTGACAAAAAATCGTAGTTCGCGCTGGGTATTGGGTCGCTATTTGCTCGCCGTTCCTCTTATTATCGGTTTAGTAGTGCTTGTAGCCGCCCGGCGGGCAGAATCGGAAGTGCCCGATAATGAGCAGGTAATGGCCGAAGAACTCACCGTAAAAGGCCGCATAACGACCCAAGATGGCAAAGGCTTGCCAGGGGTAGTGGTTATTGTGGCAAATACCCAACGAGGCACAACTACTGATTTGGAAGGTAATTATCTGATTAATGTAATGCGTGGAAAGCAATTGGTGTTTTCGTTTGTTGGTTACAAAACGCAGGTGCTGGACGTTACGAAAAGCGAGCAAAACGTAATAATGCAACTTGAACCTAAAGAATTAAATGAAGTAGTAGTGGTGGCGTATGGGGCTGAACCCTCAAAGGGTGAAGTAGTATCAGCAGAGGAGAAGTCAAAACTGACAAAGAATGGTGAGGTTTTTACGGTAGTAGAGCAAAATCCAGAGTTTCCGGGCGGAATGAGTGAATTGGGCAGGTATTTAGGACGCGCTATCAAGTATCCTGCCTCAGCTCAACGCGCCAATGTGCAGGGGAAAGTGTTTGTGCAGTTTGTGGTGGGCAAAGACGGAGATATTCGTGACCCCAGAATCGTGAAAGGTATCGGTTTTGGTTGCGACGAGGAAGCCCTGCGGGTAACGCTAAATATGCCTAAATGGAACCCTGGTAAACAAAACGGCAAAGCCGTAGCGGTTCAGTATAACTTGCCAATTGCGTTTGTATTGGAGAAAAAAGCGGCCACGTTATCCAATGGTGACAAAAATCCTGAATTTCCGGGGGGGACTCCAGCGTTGAGCCAATATTTCTCCACCAATCTGAAATACCCCACAGCTGCCGCTAGAGCGAACGTGGAAGGAATTGTGTTGGTGAGTTTTACGGTTACTAAAGAAGGAGCTATCAAAGACATTGTGATAGACAAAGGGATTGGTTTTGGGGCCGATGCCGAGGCCATAAGATTAATTTCAAAAATGCCCCGTTGGAATCCTGCTTTAAAAGATGGGCAGCCCGTCGATGCAAAGTGTAGTGTGCCTGTTTCATTTGTGTTGGAGAAAAAAGAGCCTTCCGTCAAGATAAACACTACAAATCCTGCTACTGGAGGAGGGAGCCTTTATCGCTATAACCCTTCGATAAAAGTGAATGGGAATAAACCACTTATTTTGGTAGATGGGATTCGGGTAGAAGGTGATTTAGATGGAAGGTGGAGTCCAGAAGATATTGAAAGTATTGAGGTTTTGAAAGATGAGTCAGCTACGAAAATTTATGGCTCTATGGCAATGCATGGCGTGGTGCGAATCACTACGAAAAAGGCTACTGCTGTTAGAAAAGAGGTAGTAGAAAAAAATATGCCTGAAAATGCGCTATGGCTCTTGGATGGGAAGGAGATGGAAAAAGATCAAATTCAAAAATTGAGCCCTGACAGCATTCAAAATATGAATGTATTGAAGGGAGAAGAGGCTATTAAAAAATACGGTGACAAAGGAAAAAGAGGCGTTATTGAGATAACAACAAAGAAAAACTAG
- a CDS encoding MmcQ/YjbR family DNA-binding protein: protein MNIESFQAYCLTKKGVTEELPFGPETIAYKVAGKVFALTTLDRTPFSINLKCDPEKATQLREEHDCVLPGYHMNKKHWNTVIIDGSVKDAVLREWIDHSYDLVVQSLPGKVREQLV, encoded by the coding sequence ATGAATATAGAATCATTTCAGGCTTATTGCCTTACTAAAAAAGGAGTAACGGAAGAACTTCCCTTTGGACCAGAAACAATCGCTTACAAGGTTGCGGGGAAAGTGTTTGCGCTGACCACGCTCGACCGTACGCCGTTCAGTATCAATCTGAAATGTGACCCTGAAAAAGCAACTCAATTGCGAGAAGAGCACGATTGTGTACTGCCGGGGTATCACATGAACAAAAAGCACTGGAATACGGTCATCATTGACGGCTCAGTCAAAGATGCGGTGCTTCGCGAATGGATCGACCATTCGTACGATTTGGTGGTACAATCATTGCCCGGTAAGGTAAGGGAGCAGCTGGTTTAA
- a CDS encoding RidA family protein: MKKKCFTFLFIFMATLTFAQKTVIKTDAAPAPIGPYSQAIEANGMVFVAGQIGLNPQTRQLVAGGFEAEATQIMENIKAVLGAAKLSMDDVVNTTIYVKDLANFAKINEIYGKYFSGNFPARATVGVDNLPGGAALEIAVIAVRGPRKK; this comes from the coding sequence ATGAAAAAAAAATGTTTTACATTTCTGTTCATCTTTATGGCTACGCTGACCTTTGCCCAAAAAACCGTTATTAAAACCGACGCCGCTCCCGCGCCAATCGGGCCATATAGTCAAGCCATTGAAGCCAACGGAATGGTTTTTGTAGCGGGCCAAATCGGCCTCAATCCCCAAACACGACAATTGGTAGCAGGAGGGTTTGAAGCGGAAGCCACGCAAATCATGGAGAACATAAAAGCAGTATTGGGAGCCGCCAAACTTTCAATGGACGACGTTGTGAACACTACTATTTACGTAAAAGACCTCGCCAACTTTGCCAAAATAAATGAAATTTACGGTAAATATTTCAGCGGTAACTTCCCCGCCCGCGCAACGGTTGGCGTTGATAATCTTCCTGGTGGAGCAGCGCTTGAAATCGCGGTAATCGCCGTGCGCGGCCCACGCAAAAAATAA
- a CDS encoding histone H1: MAKFDEIKNLVMSLEGDFDKFYNKGNQAAGTRVRKGMQDLKNIAQAIRAEVQNSKNTKE; the protein is encoded by the coding sequence ATGGCCAAATTTGATGAAATCAAAAATCTAGTAATGAGCCTTGAAGGAGACTTTGATAAGTTTTACAACAAAGGTAATCAAGCTGCCGGTACACGTGTGCGCAAAGGAATGCAAGACCTTAAAAATATAGCTCAGGCTATTCGCGCTGAAGTGCAGAATTCCAAAAACACGAAGGAATAA
- a CDS encoding mevalonate kinase family protein, translated as MMIETRAYARAGLLGNPSDGYYGKTISISVRNFGASITLHESPELEIEPQTQDSNVFKNIYHLRDTISTLGYHGGIPLVKAAIKKFVEYCESEAIRLPNQNFTIRYRTTIPRQVGLAGSSAIVVATLRALMQFYKVEIPLPVLPTLALKAEVEELGITAGLQDRVIQCYEGCVYMDFSRELIEKQGYGYYEPIDPRLLPKLYIAYKTDLSKVSGKVLNNIRQRWEQGEPHVVGTLQNIAGVAEEGRGVIKAQNYDRLNELVNQNLDYRAEIMTITDRNRAMIETARNCGASASFTGSGGSIIGIYRDEEMLNRLFVELKKQNARVIKPFIV; from the coding sequence ATAATGATTGAAACCCGTGCTTATGCCCGTGCAGGGCTTTTAGGAAACCCCTCTGATGGGTATTATGGCAAAACCATTTCTATTTCGGTTCGCAATTTTGGCGCTTCCATTACGCTGCACGAATCGCCCGAGTTGGAGATTGAGCCGCAAACGCAGGATTCCAATGTGTTTAAAAATATATACCATTTACGCGATACAATCAGCACTTTGGGCTATCACGGGGGGATTCCGTTGGTAAAGGCGGCCATCAAGAAATTTGTGGAGTATTGCGAAAGCGAAGCGATTCGACTGCCCAACCAAAATTTTACCATTCGTTACCGAACCACCATTCCGCGTCAGGTGGGTTTGGCTGGGTCGAGTGCCATTGTGGTAGCTACCTTACGGGCGTTGATGCAGTTTTATAAAGTAGAAATTCCACTTCCCGTATTGCCCACATTGGCGTTGAAAGCCGAAGTGGAAGAATTGGGCATTACGGCGGGTTTGCAAGACCGCGTCATTCAATGCTACGAAGGCTGCGTTTACATGGATTTTTCGCGCGAACTGATTGAAAAACAGGGCTACGGCTACTACGAGCCCATTGATCCGCGCTTGCTGCCAAAACTATACATTGCCTACAAAACAGACCTGAGCAAAGTTTCGGGAAAAGTGTTAAATAATATTCGCCAACGGTGGGAGCAAGGGGAGCCTCACGTGGTGGGGACGCTGCAAAATATCGCAGGCGTAGCCGAAGAAGGCCGTGGGGTAATTAAAGCGCAAAACTACGACCGTTTGAACGAACTCGTCAATCAAAACCTGGACTACCGCGCCGAGATTATGACCATCACCGACCGCAACCGGGCCATGATTGAAACCGCCCGTAATTGCGGAGCTTCGGCTTCTTTTACGGGTTCGGGAGGCTCGATTATTGGGATTTATCGCGACGAAGAAATGCTCAATCGGTTGTTTGTAGAACTCAAAAAACAAAACGCCCGCGTCATCAAACCTTTTATTGTTTGA
- a CDS encoding chorismate-binding protein, giving the protein MRRIVDSESHTTSRTVLPLHGWQSAYQLGYATALWRLPLQKDKHLIINFGTDIPKTKMMLEDLPSGFAISPFLNLEGEDALFIKADLHIRFDEIGEPVSESYPSTESNSAREAWENGCRNVDLVTKKDRHVNDFPANSSEEFHLQSVKEAIKAIEAGEIQKVVLSRTKHVALPASFSVTGIFERLCDKYPNAFVSLVYLPHLNQIWLGATPETLVSVDRQGIFRTVALAGTQSAFDASGQMIPPKQAPWTQKEIEEQALVSRYIISCFKKIRVREYLEEGPKTAVAGNLMHLRSDYAVDTKAINFPELGTVMLGLLHPTSAVCGMPKLPALEFIQEHEGYDREFYSGYLGPVNIDSETHLFVNLRCMKISNGMATLYGGGGITEDSVPEKEWQETELKCRTLLAVLEES; this is encoded by the coding sequence ATGCGTCGAATAGTGGATTCGGAGTCACATACTACATCGCGAACAGTTTTGCCGCTGCACGGTTGGCAGTCGGCGTATCAACTTGGATATGCCACCGCGCTGTGGCGTTTGCCCCTTCAAAAAGATAAACACCTGATTATCAATTTTGGCACTGATATTCCCAAAACAAAAATGATGCTGGAAGACCTTCCTTCGGGTTTTGCCATCAGTCCATTTTTAAATTTAGAAGGAGAGGATGCGCTCTTTATCAAGGCAGATTTGCATATTCGTTTTGATGAAATAGGAGAGCCAGTTTCCGAAAGTTACCCCTCAACGGAATCAAACTCTGCCCGAGAAGCGTGGGAAAATGGGTGTCGTAATGTGGATTTGGTTACAAAAAAGGATAGACATGTAAATGATTTTCCGGCTAATTCTTCCGAAGAATTTCATTTGCAATCCGTCAAAGAAGCCATTAAAGCCATTGAAGCGGGTGAAATCCAAAAAGTGGTTCTTTCCCGAACCAAGCACGTGGCTTTGCCTGCGTCGTTTTCGGTGACGGGCATTTTTGAACGACTTTGTGATAAGTACCCCAACGCATTTGTTTCTCTGGTGTATCTACCTCACTTGAATCAAATTTGGTTGGGTGCCACCCCCGAAACCCTCGTGAGTGTGGACCGACAGGGGATTTTCAGAACGGTAGCGCTGGCAGGTACACAGTCAGCTTTTGATGCATCTGGGCAGATGATTCCACCAAAGCAAGCGCCGTGGACCCAAAAAGAAATTGAGGAGCAAGCGCTCGTGAGCCGTTATATCATTTCGTGTTTTAAGAAAATACGGGTGCGTGAATACCTCGAAGAGGGACCCAAAACCGCCGTTGCTGGCAATCTGATGCACTTGCGTAGCGATTATGCCGTCGATACCAAAGCCATTAATTTCCCCGAACTAGGAACCGTCATGCTGGGGCTGTTGCATCCCACTTCGGCGGTGTGTGGTATGCCCAAATTGCCTGCTTTGGAGTTTATTCAGGAGCATGAAGGCTACGACCGCGAATTTTATAGCGGTTATTTGGGACCAGTAAACATTGACTCAGAAACCCATTTGTTTGTCAATCTGCGCTGTATGAAGATTAGCAATGGCATGGCTACCCTCTACGGCGGCGGTGGAATTACGGAAGATTCAGTTCCTGAAAAAGAATGGCAGGAAACCGAGTTGAAATGCCGGACCTTGCTAGCGGTACTGGAGGAATCATAA
- a CDS encoding SCP2 sterol-binding domain-containing protein, translating into MSLQSLTEQIKTIVGTDSGLNASVKFVTDEGVIVIDAKQVPNVVSNEEAPADCTLEISTSDALDMLSGSLNPMMAYMNGKLKIDGDMGVAMKIAQTFGG; encoded by the coding sequence ATGAGCCTTCAATCACTCACTGAACAAATTAAAACCATCGTAGGAACCGACAGCGGCCTGAATGCATCCGTCAAATTTGTCACCGACGAGGGCGTCATTGTCATCGACGCCAAGCAAGTGCCCAACGTGGTAAGCAACGAAGAGGCCCCCGCCGACTGTACGCTGGAAATCTCCACAAGCGATGCCCTCGACATGCTCAGCGGCTCGCTCAACCCAATGATGGCCTACATGAATGGCAAACTCAAAATCGACGGTGATATGGGAGTAGCCATGAAAATAGCCCAAACTTTTGGGGGATAA
- a CDS encoding BlaI/MecI/CopY family transcriptional regulator produces MRELTKAEQEIMQILWDLEKGVVWDVIEHLPEPKPAYNTVSTFIRILEQKGFIDHRAISGKTYEYFPIVSKEDYRAYEANKLVDNYFEGSLKELVSFFVQDKNISLQDADEIIKMLKR; encoded by the coding sequence ATGAGAGAACTCACCAAAGCCGAACAGGAAATCATGCAAATCCTGTGGGATTTAGAAAAAGGGGTAGTCTGGGACGTGATTGAACACTTGCCCGAGCCCAAACCTGCCTACAATACTGTGTCTACGTTTATTCGTATTTTGGAGCAAAAGGGTTTCATCGACCACCGTGCCATCAGCGGAAAAACCTACGAATATTTCCCGATTGTCAGCAAGGAAGATTATCGCGCATACGAAGCTAATAAGCTGGTAGACAACTACTTTGAAGGTTCATTAAAAGAATTGGTGTCGTTTTTTGTGCAGGACAAAAACATCAGCCTTCAAGATGCCGACGAAATCATTAAGATGTTAAAACGCTAG
- a CDS encoding DUF6728 family protein produces the protein MKRFIEFFQMSEVFGYFIRVFKKPDPSRPNTSSLRMMHGINRISIIMFLFCIGVMLYRFLSR, from the coding sequence ATGAAACGTTTCATCGAATTTTTTCAAATGAGTGAAGTGTTTGGGTACTTCATTCGGGTGTTTAAGAAGCCAGACCCGTCGCGGCCCAATACCTCATCGCTCCGCATGATGCACGGAATTAACCGTATTTCCATCATCATGTTTTTGTTTTGTATAGGTGTAATGCTTTATCGTTTTTTGAGCCGATGA
- a CDS encoding oxygenase MpaB family protein — protein MPILSTRIFDNNLLTPYRQLGDADADAVVEQLAADGGRARLAEFMRFLGTPDLLSIAEQPTFVQSFFALHNRLPAFADLAKMDKGMAFFWKYNEQIALILGCYSLPYCYAAADGAQVLWLSQRIKNDTFKRLEETGEFVYGIMQERDWRNGRNGVRILKIRLMHAVIRYFTKHAEQWNPDWGVPINQEDMAGTNLAFSYIVIRGLRKLGITTDEVDEAHFLHFWSVVGALLGVQEPLLPLNLREAFHLDRAIFLRQFKASEAGIGLTKALTKVLQQQAPQPAMQNFPLAQMRFLLGKEVADLLAIPQVPLEEGIIKFTAQVPIFQKLFRQPRASSPVFEKYGR, from the coding sequence ATGCCGATACTTTCCACCCGAATTTTTGATAATAACTTACTGACTCCGTATCGTCAACTGGGAGATGCTGACGCTGATGCCGTCGTGGAACAACTCGCCGCTGACGGTGGTAGAGCGCGGTTGGCTGAATTTATGCGTTTTTTGGGAACTCCCGACCTTCTCTCTATTGCGGAACAACCCACTTTTGTTCAGTCTTTTTTTGCCTTACACAACCGCCTTCCTGCCTTTGCCGATTTGGCCAAAATGGACAAGGGAATGGCGTTTTTTTGGAAATATAACGAGCAAATAGCGTTGATATTGGGGTGCTATTCACTGCCTTACTGCTACGCCGCCGCCGACGGAGCGCAGGTGCTTTGGCTGTCGCAGCGCATCAAAAATGATACCTTCAAGCGTTTGGAAGAAACGGGTGAATTTGTATACGGCATCATGCAAGAACGCGATTGGCGCAACGGCCGCAACGGCGTTCGAATTCTTAAAATTCGCCTGATGCACGCCGTCATTCGGTATTTTACCAAACACGCCGAACAATGGAACCCCGACTGGGGAGTGCCTATCAATCAGGAAGATATGGCAGGAACGAACCTTGCATTTTCATACATTGTCATCCGGGGGCTTCGCAAGTTGGGAATCACCACCGACGAAGTCGATGAAGCTCATTTTCTTCACTTTTGGAGCGTGGTAGGGGCATTGTTGGGCGTGCAAGAACCCCTTTTGCCCCTTAATCTACGCGAAGCATTTCATTTAGACCGCGCTATTTTTCTCCGACAGTTTAAGGCTTCGGAGGCAGGCATCGGCCTCACCAAAGCGCTGACCAAGGTACTCCAACAACAGGCGCCTCAGCCCGCCATGCAAAATTTTCCATTGGCGCAGATGCGGTTTTTGTTGGGAAAAGAGGTGGCAGATTTGTTGGCTATCCCACAAGTACCTTTGGAAGAAGGGATTATCAAGTTTACGGCACAGGTTCCCATTTTTCAGAAGTTGTTTCGTCAGCCGCGTGCGTCTTCTCCTGTTTTTGAAAAATATGGCCGATAA
- the ispG gene encoding (E)-4-hydroxy-3-methylbut-2-enyl-diphosphate synthase — MLTLNDTVSLQDAITSYHYSQSLTEYIRRKTITVKIGDIPLGSEHPIRVQSMTTVDTMNTEGSIEQVIRMVESGCEYVRITAPSVKEAQNLENIRKGLRARGYTVPLIADIHFTPNAAELAARIVEKVRINPGNYADKKRFELIDYTEDEYQRELERIREKFIPLLKICKEYGTAMRIGTNHGSLSDRIMSRYGDSPLGMVESALEFLRICEEFNYYDVVLSMKSSNPLVMVEAYRLLVNRLDAEGLKPYPLHLGVTEAGEGEDGRIKSAVGIGTLLEDGLGDTVRVSLTEDPEFEAPVAAALIGRYTNRAAETTPIRPITASPIHPFQYSRRKTKEVFNFGGGNVPRVIADLSAIEVTQYEDLRSVGHFYLPVPDKWKMNDIGVDFIYTGSRPSTFMLPMGLKEIVDYEVWKTASNQEHQFPLFTLAEFEKATKRSTTLNFIKIDAAIQLTHEQIAGEPVVLLLQTDNAHAMPALRRFMIDLIDKGIDCPVVIQRTYSTENSDELSLFAATDCGGLLVDGLGDGIMLSAQYATEVDNEERLKYAKQQNSIAFGILQAGRTRMSKTEYISCPSCGRTLFDLQETTALIRKRTDHLKGVKIGIMGCIVNGPGEMADADYGYVGIGKDKIALYRGQQVVKKSVVANNAVDELINIIKEDGKWFEPEAIEL; from the coding sequence ATGCTGACGCTCAACGACACGGTCTCGCTCCAAGACGCCATTACGTCGTATCATTATAGCCAATCGCTGACGGAATACATACGTCGTAAAACCATCACCGTCAAAATTGGTGACATCCCGCTGGGCTCTGAGCATCCGATTCGGGTGCAATCCATGACCACCGTGGACACCATGAATACCGAAGGCTCTATCGAACAGGTGATTCGGATGGTAGAGTCGGGTTGTGAATACGTGCGTATCACCGCTCCTAGCGTAAAAGAAGCCCAGAATTTAGAAAATATTCGCAAAGGATTACGGGCGCGTGGTTATACCGTTCCGCTCATTGCCGATATTCACTTTACACCCAATGCCGCCGAATTGGCCGCCCGCATTGTGGAAAAAGTACGTATCAATCCAGGCAATTATGCCGATAAGAAACGCTTTGAACTGATTGATTATACCGAGGATGAATACCAACGCGAGTTGGAGCGAATTCGCGAAAAGTTTATTCCTCTCCTAAAAATTTGTAAAGAATACGGCACCGCGATGCGGATTGGAACCAACCATGGTTCACTTTCTGACCGCATCATGAGCCGCTATGGTGACTCGCCACTGGGAATGGTGGAGTCGGCGCTAGAATTTCTGCGCATCTGTGAAGAATTCAATTATTACGATGTGGTACTGTCAATGAAATCCAGCAACCCGCTCGTGATGGTAGAAGCATATCGGTTGTTGGTCAATCGTTTGGATGCTGAAGGTTTGAAGCCTTATCCGCTGCATTTAGGCGTAACCGAAGCGGGAGAAGGTGAGGACGGTCGCATCAAATCGGCGGTCGGAATCGGGACTTTGTTGGAAGATGGATTGGGAGATACGGTGCGGGTTTCGTTGACCGAAGACCCCGAATTTGAAGCACCAGTAGCGGCGGCATTGATTGGCCGTTATACCAATCGCGCTGCCGAAACAACGCCCATTCGTCCGATAACAGCATCGCCCATTCATCCATTTCAGTACAGCCGTCGGAAAACGAAAGAGGTTTTTAACTTTGGCGGCGGGAATGTGCCGCGCGTCATTGCCGACCTTTCGGCCATAGAAGTGACCCAATATGAAGATTTGCGCAGCGTAGGGCATTTTTACCTGCCCGTGCCCGACAAGTGGAAAATGAATGACATCGGCGTGGATTTTATCTACACTGGGTCTAGGCCTTCAACGTTTATGTTGCCCATGGGCCTGAAAGAAATCGTTGATTATGAGGTCTGGAAAACGGCCAGTAATCAAGAACACCAATTCCCGCTTTTTACCTTGGCAGAATTTGAAAAGGCAACGAAAAGAAGTACAACGCTGAATTTTATCAAAATTGACGCGGCGATTCAGCTGACCCATGAACAAATCGCGGGTGAGCCTGTGGTGTTGCTTCTTCAAACTGATAATGCCCACGCCATGCCTGCCCTGCGTCGGTTTATGATTGATTTGATAGACAAAGGGATTGATTGCCCAGTGGTGATTCAGCGAACCTATTCAACGGAGAATTCGGACGAATTGTCGCTTTTTGCGGCTACCGATTGCGGTGGACTGCTGGTAGATGGCCTTGGGGATGGTATCATGCTCTCGGCCCAGTATGCGACCGAAGTCGACAATGAAGAACGTTTGAAATACGCCAAACAACAAAACAGCATTGCGTTTGGTATCTTGCAGGCGGGCCGTACTCGAATGTCAAAAACGGAGTATATATCCTGCCCATCGTGCGGCCGAACCTTGTTTGATTTGCAAGAAACCACCGCGCTCATTCGCAAGCGAACTGACCATTTGAAAGGCGTAAAAATCGGAATTATGGGCTGTATTGTCAACGGCCCAGGCGAAATGGCGGATGCCGATTATGGCTACGTGGGCATCGGCAAAGACAAAATTGCGCTATACCGTGGTCAACAGGTAGTGAAAAAATCGGTGGTTGCCAACAACGCTGTGGATGAGCTCATCAACATTATCAAAGAAGATGGCAAATGGTTTGAGCCAGAGGCGATTGAGTTATAA